One Chloroflexota bacterium DNA window includes the following coding sequences:
- a CDS encoding GNAT family N-acetyltransferase, which translates to MEWQKGDYTISTDSARLDHAAIVDGLHQTYWAAERAPATIIRSVKHSLCFGVYHGQQQVGLARVITDYAIFAYLDDVYILAEHRGHGLGKWLVQTVLAHPDLQGLRRWLLATRNAHGLYAQFGFIPIASAEPWMEIFNNQA; encoded by the coding sequence ATGGAATGGCAAAAGGGTGACTATACGATCAGCACTGATTCAGCTCGGCTTGATCATGCGGCAATTGTTGACGGGCTGCATCAAACCTACTGGGCTGCCGAACGAGCGCCAGCAACAATTATTCGTTCGGTGAAACATTCGTTGTGCTTTGGGGTTTATCACGGTCAGCAGCAAGTAGGCTTGGCACGAGTAATTACCGATTACGCGATTTTTGCCTATTTAGATGATGTTTATATTTTGGCTGAACATCGTGGTCATGGCCTTGGCAAGTGGTTGGTGCAAACCGTGCTGGCTCACCCTGATTTGCAAGGCTTACGCCGTTGGCTGTTAGCAACTAGAAATGCCCATGGTTTGTATGCTCAATTTGGTTTTATCCCAATTGCCTCAGCCGAGCCATGGATGGAAATCTTCAATAATCAAGCCTGA
- a CDS encoding helix-turn-helix transcriptional regulator — MIRNNLDEIMWRRKISVKDLSEQTGLTSARISNIKNNPTINITTETVAKLCKALGITVQDLLVFEDSEEGSESKIELAHLVTV; from the coding sequence ATGATTCGTAATAATCTGGATGAGATTATGTGGAGACGGAAAATCTCAGTGAAGGATCTGTCCGAACAGACGGGTCTTACCTCCGCCAGAATTTCGAACATCAAGAACAACCCAACAATCAACATTACTACTGAGACAGTAGCAAAGTTGTGCAAAGCGTTGGGTATAACAGTTCAAGACTTGTTGGTTTTTGAAGATTCAGAAGAAGGTTCAGAGTCTAAAATAGAACTAGCCCATCTCGTAACAGTTTAG
- a CDS encoding tyrosine-type recombinase/integrase has protein sequence MNNDFTLALTTLAASTPAAIQPTTNPFIAYIASLQSANSQRTMEKQLHSLATMMGFADAHVVPWSQLRVEHTQALWAKLASSKSASTANLMLSALRGVLKMAWRMGLITGEDYTRAVDLKTVKGNAPDAAAGRSLTAAELRALFAACAADSSPVGRRDAAILALAYAAGGLRRAEIVNLDLADFNPETAMLTIRGKGNKVRTAYVRGGARDALDEWLAVRGDEAGPLFWRLQAGGVAGQMYERLSDQAIYILCQRRGKDANVRHFSPHDIRRTFISDQLDAGTDVLTVARLAGHSNANTTSRYDRRGERAKQAAADALHVPFVVTQFDK, from the coding sequence ATGAATAATGATTTTACACTCGCATTAACTACCCTTGCTGCAAGTACGCCAGCTGCAATTCAACCAACCACCAACCCCTTTATCGCCTATATCGCTAGTCTGCAAAGTGCCAATAGCCAACGCACCATGGAGAAGCAGCTGCATAGTTTGGCAACAATGATGGGCTTTGCCGATGCGCATGTGGTTCCGTGGTCGCAGCTGCGGGTTGAACATACCCAAGCCTTGTGGGCCAAACTCGCCAGCAGCAAATCAGCATCCACCGCCAACCTCATGCTCTCGGCGTTACGCGGGGTGCTGAAGATGGCGTGGCGCATGGGCCTGATCACTGGTGAGGACTACACGCGAGCGGTTGATCTCAAAACAGTCAAAGGGAACGCACCCGATGCCGCAGCGGGGCGATCGCTCACCGCTGCCGAACTCCGCGCCTTATTTGCCGCGTGTGCTGCTGATTCATCGCCCGTTGGGCGGCGTGATGCGGCGATTCTGGCACTGGCCTATGCCGCTGGCGGTTTGCGTCGGGCGGAGATCGTTAATCTCGATCTGGCCGACTTCAATCCTGAAACGGCGATGCTGACGATTCGTGGCAAGGGCAATAAGGTGCGGACGGCATATGTGCGGGGTGGTGCGCGTGATGCCCTCGACGAGTGGCTGGCAGTGCGTGGCGATGAAGCTGGGCCACTCTTCTGGCGCTTACAAGCTGGTGGTGTGGCAGGCCAGATGTATGAGCGGCTTAGTGATCAGGCGATTTATATCTTGTGCCAGCGACGTGGCAAGGATGCCAATGTGCGGCATTTCAGCCCGCACGATATTCGACGAACCTTTATTAGTGATCAACTGGATGCGGGAACGGATGTCTTGACGGTTGCCCGGCTGGCAGGTCACAGCAATGCCAACACCACGAGCCGCTACGATCGGCGGGGTGAGCGAGCCAAACAAGCTGCGGCTGATGCATTGCATGTGCCATTTGTTGTTACACAATTTGATAAATAA
- a CDS encoding SEC-C domain-containing protein — translation MAKQVKIPISRQELESQLEDHLHFLQKSCQDFDNGDEREAKRISITLRILLHSTRTSHSLLDQLGRKNISFYDTSTDDYKGNLSIYKGLTAEQLIPGGIVYKARLQKLRSSRWTKFDEWWTKIIMDNRKGLTFSRRDFVLYVADQDGGAHVDPAIDERYVELSRKNPMQLFIAVNANQEPVTHIERVTIRQIAHEVLGTMIPNYTFIPPPITHEGPWVADLAVVPGTKPPPTTPIKKIGRNDPCPCGSDKKYKYCHGIQR, via the coding sequence ATGGCTAAACAAGTAAAAATACCCATATCAAGACAAGAGTTAGAATCTCAGCTTGAAGATCACCTACATTTCCTTCAAAAATCATGTCAAGATTTTGATAATGGTGATGAACGTGAAGCTAAAAGAATATCAATAACACTTAGAATCCTATTACATAGCACCCGTACTTCTCATAGTTTATTAGATCAACTAGGTCGTAAAAATATATCATTTTATGATACATCTACCGATGATTATAAAGGTAATCTATCCATATATAAAGGATTAACAGCTGAACAACTTATTCCTGGTGGAATAGTGTATAAAGCTCGTCTACAAAAATTAAGGAGCAGTCGTTGGACTAAATTTGATGAATGGTGGACAAAAATTATTATGGATAATAGGAAAGGTCTTACTTTCTCACGAAGAGATTTTGTTCTATATGTGGCTGATCAAGATGGTGGTGCCCATGTAGATCCTGCAATTGATGAAAGATATGTAGAATTATCACGAAAAAACCCAATGCAGCTATTTATTGCTGTTAATGCTAACCAAGAACCTGTTACTCATATCGAACGGGTTACTATTCGCCAAATAGCACATGAGGTCTTAGGAACAATGATTCCTAACTACACTTTTATTCCTCCTCCAATCACACATGAAGGGCCTTGGGTTGCTGATTTAGCAGTTGTACCCGGAACAAAACCTCCGCCTACAACGCCCATTAAGAAAATTGGTAGAAATGATCCTTGCCCTTGTGGTAGTGATAAAAAATACAAATATTGTCATGGTATACAACGATAG